In SAR324 cluster bacterium, a genomic segment contains:
- a CDS encoding pentapeptide repeat-containing protein: MRGTYLIGVYLVGTNLTDGYLSGANLQNANLTRSVVLGADLHGADLTGANLQEVNLRNARFERAVLRGATLDFADLIGAKFCNTIMPNGDTAIKDC; the protein is encoded by the coding sequence ATGCGGGGGACTTATTTGATTGGAGTCTACTTGGTTGGCACAAATTTGACTGATGGATATCTCAGCGGAGCAAATTTGCAAAATGCTAATCTGACGAGGTCTGTGGTGCTGGGTGCCGATCTGCATGGGGCTGATCTAACAGGTGCCAATCTTCAAGAGGTCAATTTGCGCAATGCCCGATTTGAAAGAGCAGTGCTGAGGGGAGCGACACTAGACTTTGCTGATCTGATTGGTGCCAAATTCTGTAACACAATTATGCCCAACGGAGATACAGCCATTAAAGATTGTTGA